CTCCGCACAGCACCTCACACCTCCCCAACCTCGCCGCTCGCTTCGCTCGCGGCGTCCCTCGCGCGTGCGACTCGCGCCCTGCGGGCGCTCGTCGGCACGCGCTACCGCACTCCCGTTTATAAACAGACACGCCAGTCGCTTATCCGAACGTTAACGGCTCCGCCTCCGCCCAACGCGGCTCGAACTGGTCTTTGACGCTCGTCGCGAACTCGATGTCCTTCACGTCGATCATCGCGAACGGCTCGTCGGCCGACAGGGGGTGCGGCACCTCGATACACACCTCGATTTCGTCGAACACGTTGAACGTCCCGTCGACGCCCGGCGACGTCCGGACCTCGAACCCGTCCACCTCGGCCAGCTCCGCGGTGTACCGCCGGCCGACGCTCCGCGGGAGCGCGTCGACCGTCGCGGGCGAGAGCAGCACCCGGATCTCCACACCGCGTTCGAGCGCGGACTCCAGTTCGGCGGTCACGCGCTCGCCTATCGTCCCGAGGTCGAACCCCGTGGCGGGCGCGCCCGCGACCACGACGACCCGGCGCTCCGCGGCGGCGATCCGCTCTAAGAGGAGGTCGGTGGCCTCCTCGGCGCCGACCGCCGCGGTCCAGAACTGCCCGTCGACCGGCTCGCCGGCGTCGAGTTCGGTCGAGAGCTCGTCGACCACGGACTCGTACTGCTCGGCTTGCGTCTGCAGCTCCGCCTTCTTCTCGTCGAGCAGGCGGTCGAGGGCGGCGTCCGGCTCGACCGCGACGTACTTCTTCGGCCGGCTGGCGGCCTGACTGCGGACCAGACTGTGCTGCTCCAAGCTGTTGAGCACGTCGTAGATCCGACCCATCGGGACCTCGCTGGCGCGCGAGAGGTCCTTCGCGGTGGTCGGCCCGGTCCGGAGGAGCGCGCGGTACGCCCGGGCCTCGTACTCGGAGAGCCCCAGGTCGCGGAGAGATGCCATACCCGCGAATGCCGCGGCACCCGTATAAACGCGTCGCCGGTTTACGATCCGGACCGACGGGGCGGGGTCGACCCGCGGTCCGGAGAACGATTCAACGGACTCCGACGACGCACCGGTCCGGTCCGTCGCGGATGGTCAGGCCAGCACGTCGCTGACTCGCTTCATCAACTCGTCGGGCGTTTCCGCCGGCTCGGATGCGCCGTCGTCCCCGAGGACGACCGCGGTCCCCTCGGGGACCGTCCGCGGCGCGGGCGCGTCCGCCTCGTGGGCGTTGGGCGCGATCACCTTCTCGTGGTCGGCGATGCGCCACGCGGCGCGGTGGAGGTCGCTCCCGGGTTCGGTCCCGACCGCGACGACGGTCGTGCCGCGGCGGAGGCGGCCGGCGAGGCTCCCGTAGCCCGCGACCTGGACGCTCAGCCGCTCGGTCGCGCCCGCGAACGCCTCGGCCGTCTCCCGGGCCGCCTCGCGGTAGCGGTCCTCGCCGGTGAGCGCCGCCAGGTCCAGCAGCGACGTCGCCATCTCGACGTTGG
The sequence above is a segment of the Halorubrum sp. 2020YC2 genome. Coding sequences within it:
- a CDS encoding TrmB family transcriptional regulator — translated: MASLRDLGLSEYEARAYRALLRTGPTTAKDLSRASEVPMGRIYDVLNSLEQHSLVRSQAASRPKKYVAVEPDAALDRLLDEKKAELQTQAEQYESVVDELSTELDAGEPVDGQFWTAAVGAEEATDLLLERIAAAERRVVVVAGAPATGFDLGTIGERVTAELESALERGVEIRVLLSPATVDALPRSVGRRYTAELAEVDGFEVRTSPGVDGTFNVFDEIEVCIEVPHPLSADEPFAMIDVKDIEFATSVKDQFEPRWAEAEPLTFG